A DNA window from Drosophila virilis strain 15010-1051.87 chromosome 4, Dvir_AGI_RSII-ME, whole genome shotgun sequence contains the following coding sequences:
- the RpS2 gene encoding small ribosomal subunit protein uS5 gives MADAAPARSGFRGGFGSRGGRGGRGRGRGRGARGRGGKEDSKEWVPVTKLGRLVREGKIKSLEEIYLYSLPIKEFEIIDFFLGSALRDEVLKIMPVQKQTRAGQRTRFKAFVAIGDNNGHIGLGVKCSKEVATAIRGAIILAKLSVVPVRRGYWGNKIGKPHTVPCKVTGKCGSVSVRLIPAPRGTGIVSAPVPKKLLTMAGIEDCYTSARGSTGTLGNFAKATYAAIAKTYAYLTPDLWKEMPLGSTPYQAYSDFLSKPTARLHADA, from the coding sequence ATGGCGGACGCAGCTCCAGCCCGTAGTGGATTCCGAGGTGGATTTGGCTCTCGCGGTGGTCGTGGTGGACGTGGTCGTGGCCGTGGACGTGGCGCACGCGGTCGTGGTGGCAAGGAAGATTCCAAGGAGTGGGTGCCAGTGACCAAGCTGGGTCGTCTGGTGCGCGAGGGCAAGATCAAGTCACTTGAGGAGATCTACCTCTACTCGTTGCCCATTAAAGAGTTCGAGATCATCGATTTCTTCTTGGGCTCTGCTCTGCGCGATGAGGTCCTCAAGATCATGCCCGTCCAGAAGCAGACTCGTGCCGGTCAGCGCACACGTTTCAAGGCTTTCGTTGCCATTGGCGACAACAATGGCCACATCGGTCTGGGTGTCAAGTGCAGCAAGGAAGTCGCAACCGCCATCCGTGGTGCCATCATCCTGGCTAAGCTGTCTGTTGTGCCCGTGCGTCGTGGCTACTGGGGCAACAAAATCGGCAAGCCCCACACCGTGCCCTGCAAGGTTACCGGCAAGTGCGGTTCCGTATCGGTGCGTCTGATCCCAGCGCCCCGTGGTACCGGTATTGTCTCAGCTCCCGTACCAAAGAAGCTGCTGACCATGGCTGGCATTGAGGATTGCTACACCTCCGCTCGTGGCTCAACCGGTACCTTGGGTAACTTCGCCAAGGCTACCTatgctgctattgccaagacaTACGCCTACCTGACTCCGGACTTGTGGAAGGAAATGCCTCTGGGCTCCACACCCTACCAGGCATACTCCGATTTCCTGTCGAAGCCAACGGCTCGCCTGCACGCCGATGCCTAA
- the Bka gene encoding rRNA-processing protein FCF1 homolog, protein MGKQKKTKKIQKQRNAQLKRLMKPTDSRIKEQARQKRKKPTDPHDMKVHEATQQSSALFFQYNTQLGPPYHIVLDTNFINFSIKNKLDIVQCMMDCLYAKCIPYISDCVRAELEKLGNKYKLALRIISDPRFERLPCLHKGTYADDCLVERVRQHKCYIVATNDKDLKNRIRKIPGVPIMYVAAHKYAIERMPEAYGVKA, encoded by the exons atg GGTAAGCAAAAGAAGACAAAAAAGATACAGAAACAGCGAAATGCACAATTGAAGCGTCTGATGAAGCCCACCGATTCCCGGATAAAGGAGCAAGCAcgccaaaaacgaaaaaagcCAACCGATCCTCACGATATGAAAGTCCATGAAGCGACACAGCAGAGCTCGGCACTCTTTTTCCAGTACAACACACAGCTGGGACCACCCTATCATATCGTGCTCGACAcgaatttcattaattttagcATTAAAAATAAGCTGGATATAGTGCAGTGCATGATGGACTGTCTGTACGCCAAGTGCATACCATATATATCGGATTGTGTGCGCGCCGAGCTGGAAAAACTGGGCAACAAGTATAAATTGGCTCTCCGAATCATATCCGATCCCCGTTTCGAGCGTTTACCCTGCTTGCACAAGGGCACCTACGCTGACGACTGCTTGGTCGAGCGAGTGCGTCAACACAAGTGCTACATTGTGGCCACAAATGATAAGGACCTGAAGAACCGCATACGCAAGATACCAGGCGTTCCAATCATGTATGTCGCTGCGCATAAATACGCCATTGAGCGTATGCCCGAGGCTTACGGTGTTAAAGCGTAG
- the mtDNA-helicase gene encoding mitochondrial DNA helicase produces the protein MRLAGLIKPLLLRVNKSRRLPGRHYATSAESEEYVFDTKEYIDFKKQLRQQNVNNKDGHTCLQLECRLCERMPATATTRAQGPLAYINKKTGAFICPNCDVKLTLANAARAYQTPAPSGYQRAPKKTPEYASLFPNLVNVPTEACEALGLRGLKEAQLNAIGAMYEPDQQLLHFKLRNAAHLVVGEKVLRLSDRSEQTFQGSSSSGLLIHGTGNKSKAVLVSNLLDFIVLATQNIETHCIVCLPYALHLLPQECLPGLERFKELVFWLHYDATHSWDAARAFAQKMDERRCLLIRPTETEPAPHLALKRRLNVRHILAKATPVRHKSITTFNALRNDILSELQNIEKVNGVKWKRFPVLNKLLRGHRKGELTILTGPTGSGKTTFTSEYSLDLAMQGVSTLWGSFEIRNTRLAATLLRQFVGYPLDDKLQEFEHWATEFDRLPMYFMTFQGQQPLKPVLEAIEHAQYVHDISHVIIDNLQFMMGVSSYRGDKFWEQDSIIAAFRGFATKHNVHVTLVMHPRKERQEDELTTSSVFGTAKATQEADNVLIIQDKRLTSVRGKKYLQVAKNRYSGDLGIMPMDFDKDALSYSSSVQSAKRRREREKTSSTES, from the exons ATGAGACTCGCCGGTTTAATTAAACCGCTGCTGTTGCGCGTAAATAAAAGCAGACGCTTACCAGGACGACATTATGCAACGAGCGCCGAATCTGAAGAATACGTATTTGACACCAAAGAGTATATTGATTTTAAGAAACAATTGCGACagcaaaatgttaacaataagGATGGACACACGTGCTTGCAACTGGAATGCCGGCTATGCGAGCGAATGCCGGCGACGGCAACAACGCGTGCACAGGGCCCGCTAGCTTACATAAACAAGAAAACAG GCGCCTTTATTTGTCCCAATTGTGATGTTAAACTTACCCTAGCGAATGCCGCCAGGGCTTACCAGACACCGGCGCCGTCAGGCTATCAGCGCGCGCCAAAAAAGACACCGGAATATGCATCACTTTTCCCCAATTTGGTGAATGTTCCAACGGAGGCCTGCGAAGCGCTCGGTCTGCGGGGCTTGAAGGAGGCTCAGCTGAATGCCATTGGCGCAATGTATGAACCCgaccagcagctgctgcactttAAGCTGCGCAATGCGGCCCACCTGGTGGTGGGCGAGAAGGTGCTGCGACTGAGCGACCGCAGCGAGCAGACATTCCAGGGCAGCTCCAGTTCTGGTCTGCTAATACACGGCACAGGGAACAAGAGCAAGGCGGTGCTGGTGAGCAATCTGCTGGACTTTATAGTGCTGGCCACGCAGAACATTGAGACAC ATTGCATCGTCTGCCTGCCGTATGCTTTGCATCTGCTGCCGCAAGAATGCCTGCCTGGCTTAGAGCGCTTCAAGGAGTTGGTCTTCTGGCTACACTATGATGCCACGCACAGTTGGGATGCGGCACGCGCGTTTGCACAGAAAATGGACGAGAGACGCTGCCTGTTGATACGGCCCACCGAAACGGAGCCAGCGCCGCATTTGGCTCTAAAGCGACGGCTCAATGTGCGCCACATATTGGCCAAGGCTACGCCTGTGCGGCACAAATCGATTACCACATTCAATGCCCTGCGCAACGACATTTTGAGTGAGCTGCAGAACATCGAGAAGGTGAACGGTGTCAAATGGAAACGGTTTCCGGTGCTCAACAAGCTGCTTAGGGGCCATCGCAAGGGCGAGCTTACCATATTGACGGGGCCTACGGGCAGCGGGAAAACGACCTTTACCAGCGAGTACTCGCTGGATCTGGCCATGCAGGGTGTCAGCACACTTTGGGGCTCCTTTGAAATACGCAACACGCGGCTGGCTGCGACACTGTTGCGCCAATTTGTTGGCTATCCGCTGGATGATAAGCTGCAAGAGTTTGAGCACTGGGCCACAGAGTTTGATCGCCTCCCGATGTACTTTATGACCTTTCAAGGCCAGCAGCCGCTCAAACCAGTGCTGGAGGCCATCGAGCACGCCCAGTACGTGCACGACATTTCCCATGTGATTATAGACAATTTACAGTTCATGATGGGCGTTTCATCGTATCGCGGCGACAAGTTTTGGGAACAGGACTCCATTATAGCAGCATTTCGTGGCTTTGCCACCAAACACAATGTGCACGTTACACTGGTCATGCATCCACGCAAGGAACGGCAGGAGGATGAGCTGACAACGAGCTCGGTATTTGGCACCGCAAAGGCCACACAGGAGGCAGACAATGTGCTGATCATACAGGACAAGCGGCTGACCTCGGTGCGTGGCAAGAAGTATCTCCAGGTAGCCAAGAATCGTTACAGCGGCGATCTGGGCATCATGCCGATGGACTTTGATAAGGATGCCCTCAGCTACTCCAGCTCAGTGCAGAGCGCCAAACGACGACGGGAGCGTGAAAAGACATCATCAACTGAGAGTTGA
- the LOC6629092 gene encoding cysteine-rich PDZ-binding protein — translation MVCDKCESKLTKVSAPNPWRTSNATAGGRKINENKALSSSKERYNPMGNSLAPCRICRQKVHQMGAHYCQACSYKKAICAMCGKKILNTKNYKQSAT, via the exons ATGGTTTGCGATAAGTGTGAGTCCAAATTGACGAAGGTCTCGGCGCCTAATCCTTGGCGAACTAGCAATGCAACTGCCGGAGGACGCAAAATCAATGAGAATAAAGCGCTCTCCTCTTCCAAGGAGCGCTACAATCCCATGGGCAATAGCTTGGCACCTTGCCG CATATGCAGACAGAAGGTGCATCAGATGGGGGCGCACTATTGCCAGGCGTGTTCCTACAAAAAGGCGATCTGCGCAATGTGCGGCAAGAAGATACTGAATACAAAGAACTATAAGCAGAGCGCAACATAG
- the LOC6629091 gene encoding putative RNA polymerase II subunit B1 CTD phosphatase RPAP2 homolog: MTTENNQQLREQLIAAVVKKRAAVARAHQVVVTLLEPHIEEQTFLDLLTEIGPDNYADIVEERHINKLCGYPLCDVVVEKVPVKQYQICVAKNKVYDITERKKFCSGYCFKASEYIKSQVPTSPLWLRDKEPKPNFRLMRREKEIGK; this comes from the exons atgactACGGAAAATAATCAACAATTACG GGAACAACTTATTGCGGCAGTGGTTAAAAAGCGAGCAGCAGTCGCCAGAGCTCATCAAGTAGTTGTCACACTCCTGGAGCCACACATTGAGGAGCAGACGTTTCTTGATTTG CTAACTGAAATCGGGCCGGATAACTACGCAGATATTGTCGAAGAACGACACATTAACAAGCTGTGTGGTTATCCACTCTGTGATGTGGTTGTGGAAAA GGTGCCTGTGAAACAGTATCAAATCTGTGTTGCCAAGAATAAGGTGTACGATATAACTGAACGCAAGAAGTTCTGCTCCGGCTACTGCTTCAAGGCATCAGAATATATCAAATCTCAGGTGCCCACCTCGCCATTGTGGCTGCGCGACAAGGAGCCGAAACCCAATTTTAGGCTGATGCGGCGCGAGAAAGAAATTGG